One genomic window of Thermosinus carboxydivorans Nor1 includes the following:
- a CDS encoding energy-coupling factor ABC transporter permease, producing MKAIGLLGYFFIISVIAPAVAHAMHIMEGFLPKEQALLWGAAVIPFLAAGIRRIRGLLAAHPERKMILGLAAAFIFVLSALKIPSVTGSSSHPTGVGLSAVLFGPAVSSVLSGIVLIFQALLLAHGGLTTWGANTFSMGIAGAFVAWGIFKIACRVGLSEKIAIFLAAMLGDWATYLVTAGQLALAFPDAVGGVWAAYAKFLGIFALTQLPLAVSEGILSVVVYNTLTRYAALGMIDLWWNERRNHA from the coding sequence ATGAAAGCAATTGGGCTATTGGGGTATTTTTTTATTATAAGCGTAATAGCGCCAGCCGTGGCGCACGCCATGCACATTATGGAAGGGTTTTTGCCCAAAGAACAGGCGCTTCTTTGGGGGGCTGCCGTGATCCCATTTTTGGCGGCAGGGATAAGGCGCATCCGCGGCCTGCTGGCCGCACATCCTGAACGCAAGATGATTTTGGGACTGGCCGCCGCCTTTATTTTCGTATTATCAGCGCTCAAGATTCCCTCCGTTACCGGCTCGAGTTCGCATCCGACCGGGGTAGGACTGAGCGCTGTCCTCTTTGGTCCGGCCGTGTCGTCGGTACTAAGCGGCATTGTCCTCATCTTTCAAGCGCTGCTTTTGGCCCATGGCGGCCTTACCACCTGGGGGGCCAATACTTTTTCCATGGGCATCGCCGGCGCCTTTGTGGCCTGGGGCATTTTTAAAATAGCCTGCCGGGTGGGTTTGTCCGAAAAAATAGCCATTTTCTTAGCGGCAATGTTAGGCGACTGGGCTACCTACCTAGTAACGGCTGGGCAGTTGGCCTTGGCCTTTCCCGACGCGGTCGGCGGTGTTTGGGCCGCTTATGCGAAATTTCTCGGCATTTTTGCCCTTACCCAGCTGCCGTTAGCGGTGAGTGAGGGGATATTGAGCGTGGTTGTCTATAACACGCTTACCCGGTACGCCGCATTGGGCATGATTGATTTATGGTGGAACGAGCGGAGGAATCACGCATGA
- a CDS encoding energy-coupling factor ABC transporter substrate-binding protein — protein MRTRQNAILVALAIILAVWPLVFQQNADFGGADDKVKDVIAGIRPDYQPWFTNLWEPPSAEVESFLFAVQAALGAGIIGYFFGYQRGKAGRKYEV, from the coding sequence ATGAGAACTAGACAAAACGCCATCCTTGTAGCATTGGCGATTATTCTCGCCGTTTGGCCGCTGGTCTTCCAGCAAAATGCCGATTTCGGCGGTGCCGATGACAAAGTAAAGGATGTTATTGCTGGTATTCGCCCCGATTATCAGCCCTGGTTTACGAACTTGTGGGAACCGCCGTCAGCGGAAGTGGAAAGTTTCCTGTTTGCGGTGCAGGCCGCGCTGGGCGCCGGAATTATCGGCTACTTTTTCGGTTACCAGCGGGGAAAGGCGGGTAGGAAGTATGAGGTATGA